In Parasegetibacter sp. NRK P23, a single genomic region encodes these proteins:
- a CDS encoding gliding motility-associated C-terminal domain-containing protein: MLKRIYTLIPLIFLFAVSSGQTIQLVRFDNTPSYAPGSGVSLHFIPNLFKIGNTFTLQLSNAAGSFAAPVDIGTVADFFVPVINGVIPAGTPAGNNYRLRIVGSAGNIISAPTSPFRIIAGPQLARPSIEAVAPVTMPVKCLGNSNFFGYLNMQSGASSLVMSFDIKDYDPAVSWTVNLINSTGTVRSVLPVNAGNVEIGSLPIGYYMVELVKTQNGVTSVFSYVVLVARNGTGLTNLSSEQVCTGSPVQFRIDGINDNYPGSKYTIAYGDGSATETYTQDSLMVNPLLSHIFTSPTCNSSFSIPDPNNNNNRAFAVDLQLFNKGLANNCADYTTNSQKKSFVNASTPPEADFIVPQAVCNSSGINATNTSIGGYYGSGAVCVRSFVSTWQYKKPSSSTYQNAPAAWVNSVTGNLSIPANVVTERGCWSLRLQVQNPEGCPTVSTKEKTVGVEIPLTAAFNVSATTICSNQSVSVTDQSNANAGGCQRPVYSWTISPSTGFTINGPNTPNPTITFIDAGVYTIVQNITNSCGTYSSAARTVTVNGAPFVSFSPANTSLCRTGPLNETIDFSQAPFKPTYSTSSATPAITSWSWTVDGPAADYEFITASNIDYPSIRFKTFRCYNITVTVNGNCNPPNSKTLQLCFKQSPEITTTPLSATICSKGTAPAINLTSNMPGASFSWQAVYSGVTPIGPASGTTNIPSRIYEVTGASPGSITYTMAATVNGCTGPAKQYVVAVTPSANAEIKYEGSPICNTLATSPVKLTGTTGGTFTASPGGLVIDAVTGTISPTASTPGTYTVTYAVAASPPCVAFSTTTTVTINQGNAASAGISYPAELCNVANTAATPNPPVAVVRTGTPGGTYSIAPVTGLTIDAASGTINPAGATPGTYTITYTIANTAGCADYKVTANVTIQPAPTAQISYAGPVCASVTAVPVSLSGTTGGTYSAAAGLAINATTGTINPSLSTPGTYTITYTVAPSAACPGTSATANIIITRPPSASINYPATLCNVANTPSTPNLPVPVTHTGTTGGIYSIAPATGLKIDAVTGTLDPSGAAPGTYIITYTVAAAGGCNTFTTSATVNVNGTPTATIWYTSPLCSSAGIAAVTRTGNAGGTYTATPTGLVIDAATGAINTLQSTPGTYEVTYTIAPSAPCPGFETKTTVQITQAPSANITYPAVLCNVANTSATPNNPVAVVQTGTTGGTYSIQPASGLSIDANTGTITPSNATAGTYTITYTITGAGGCPAFTTSATVVVNSSPTASISYPGSPYCNGITQVQPVTRTGNTGGVYTAGPGLSLDRVTGAINPSLSMPGTYTVTYTITPAPPCFVLRTSTSVTITEAPAISVVNPAQTICSGETAVFGITPSLANISVNWSVTGALPPGVAGISSGNIAAPATAVSLRFTNTGSTSQTLSIQVVPVNPAQNPCAGPPVVMQLTVNPISPLPVVDDTIKYCQAAPVVPLTAGTAPGHWLIWYDDNGQLLPAAPTPSTAIPAQFIYFVSQVNAYNCESPKKKVVVVVKPTPVISFNALKDPTDCGIPSGAVILTVTSLNSTIPIANAAFEIYYNKDYSGNTTGPVTGSTNAAGELRIALTAGTYSNIRVVLNGCISNTLAGPYVLKDPTPPGIPAAGYNTNLCSNDTLRLTALSVPGVLGSGDPNGSVPVSYVWAGPAFGNSNHTTSGSTIALAPPLEQKAGFYVVYALQGNCRSVETSFIVTVKQAPSKPVVVTRTPLCVGDELPLRANSSMPGNSPQLNYTWTGPGFSTPINVQNTGISSVTVNDGGLYTITATSPVTGCSAQTDTLIRIGNYPEIVLRPGLVTAQTGTLMPLKPIILNSSAPNVLPMQSYSWTPATDLTCYGNGCDSAVATVKRDVCYQVKATNIYGCSDTASICIKAFCQNAQVFIPNAFTPDGDGQNDIFMVRATGIASVKSFRIFNRYGEVVFEKYNFTPNNPAFGWNGTIKGQRGIPAVYVYTAEVVCENGTTYAYHGNVTLLR, encoded by the coding sequence ATGTTGAAAAGGATTTATACTTTAATTCCCCTTATCTTTCTTTTTGCTGTTTCTTCCGGACAAACCATTCAACTCGTCAGATTTGACAATACACCATCTTACGCGCCAGGTTCAGGGGTGTCGTTACATTTTATTCCTAACCTGTTCAAGATTGGTAATACGTTTACGCTGCAATTGTCCAATGCGGCAGGCAGTTTCGCGGCTCCTGTAGACATAGGCACGGTGGCAGATTTTTTTGTACCCGTCATCAACGGTGTAATACCTGCGGGTACACCGGCGGGCAATAATTACAGGTTGAGGATTGTTGGAAGCGCAGGAAATATAATTTCCGCTCCCACCAGTCCATTCAGGATCATAGCGGGGCCACAACTTGCCAGGCCTTCCATAGAAGCCGTGGCCCCGGTAACGATGCCCGTGAAATGCCTCGGCAACAGCAATTTTTTCGGTTACCTGAACATGCAAAGCGGCGCCAGTTCCCTTGTCATGAGTTTTGACATCAAGGATTATGATCCCGCTGTTTCCTGGACCGTGAACCTCATTAACAGTACAGGAACCGTAAGGTCGGTATTGCCCGTTAATGCGGGGAACGTGGAGATTGGCAGCCTGCCTATTGGTTACTACATGGTGGAACTGGTTAAAACCCAGAACGGTGTCACGTCGGTATTTTCCTATGTGGTATTGGTTGCGCGGAATGGTACCGGACTCACCAACCTGTCTTCCGAGCAGGTATGTACCGGCTCTCCGGTACAGTTCAGGATCGATGGCATCAACGACAACTACCCGGGTTCCAAATACACGATCGCTTATGGTGATGGAAGCGCGACTGAAACCTACACGCAAGATTCGCTGATGGTCAATCCTTTGTTGTCGCATATTTTTACCAGTCCCACCTGTAACTCTTCGTTTTCCATACCTGACCCCAACAACAATAACAACAGGGCATTCGCGGTGGACCTGCAATTATTCAACAAAGGGCTTGCGAATAATTGCGCGGATTACACCACCAATTCGCAGAAGAAATCTTTTGTGAACGCGAGCACACCTCCGGAAGCTGATTTTATTGTGCCGCAGGCCGTATGTAACAGTTCGGGCATCAACGCCACGAACACTTCCATTGGCGGGTATTACGGAAGCGGTGCTGTTTGCGTAAGATCATTTGTGAGTACCTGGCAGTACAAAAAGCCCTCTTCGTCTACTTACCAAAACGCGCCTGCCGCCTGGGTTAATAGTGTAACCGGAAATTTATCTATACCGGCCAATGTTGTAACCGAACGCGGCTGCTGGTCGTTAAGATTACAGGTACAAAACCCTGAAGGCTGTCCCACTGTTTCAACGAAGGAGAAAACGGTAGGCGTGGAAATACCGCTAACGGCGGCATTCAACGTTAGTGCCACCACCATTTGCAGCAATCAAAGCGTGTCGGTTACCGACCAGTCGAATGCCAATGCGGGCGGCTGTCAGCGCCCGGTCTATTCCTGGACCATTTCTCCCTCCACAGGCTTCACCATCAACGGACCAAATACGCCCAATCCAACCATTACATTTATTGACGCGGGCGTTTACACGATTGTACAAAACATCACCAACAGTTGCGGAACATATTCTTCCGCTGCGCGCACGGTAACCGTGAATGGCGCTCCGTTCGTAAGTTTTTCACCGGCCAACACCAGCCTGTGTAGAACCGGACCACTTAATGAGACCATTGATTTTTCACAGGCGCCTTTTAAACCCACTTACAGCACCTCCTCCGCCACGCCCGCCATCACCTCCTGGTCGTGGACGGTAGACGGGCCCGCCGCTGATTATGAATTTATAACCGCGAGCAATATTGATTATCCCAGCATAAGGTTCAAAACATTCCGGTGCTATAATATAACCGTTACTGTGAACGGGAATTGTAATCCCCCCAATTCAAAGACGCTGCAGCTCTGCTTCAAACAATCTCCGGAGATTACCACAACGCCGCTATCTGCTACCATCTGTTCAAAAGGAACAGCTCCCGCCATTAACTTAACATCGAACATGCCGGGCGCCAGCTTCAGCTGGCAGGCCGTATATTCAGGTGTAACGCCTATCGGTCCTGCATCAGGGACCACCAATATTCCTTCACGTATTTATGAGGTGACCGGCGCTTCCCCCGGTTCCATCACCTATACCATGGCTGCTACGGTGAATGGCTGCACGGGTCCTGCCAAACAATATGTTGTTGCTGTTACGCCTTCGGCCAACGCGGAAATAAAATATGAAGGATCCCCTATTTGCAACACCCTCGCTACATCACCGGTTAAACTCACCGGTACAACGGGAGGAACTTTTACGGCCAGCCCTGGCGGGCTCGTAATAGATGCCGTTACAGGCACTATTTCGCCCACGGCAAGTACACCCGGCACGTACACGGTAACCTACGCGGTTGCTGCATCGCCTCCCTGCGTTGCGTTCAGCACCACCACCACGGTTACCATCAACCAGGGGAACGCGGCTTCCGCAGGCATCAGTTACCCGGCGGAACTTTGTAATGTAGCCAACACCGCCGCTACGCCCAATCCGCCTGTTGCCGTTGTACGCACCGGCACACCCGGAGGCACCTATTCTATTGCACCGGTTACTGGTCTGACCATTGATGCCGCTTCGGGCACCATCAACCCTGCGGGCGCAACGCCTGGTACTTATACCATTACCTATACCATCGCGAACACCGCCGGATGTGCTGATTATAAAGTTACCGCCAATGTAACCATACAGCCCGCGCCTACTGCGCAAATCAGCTATGCAGGTCCGGTATGCGCATCCGTGACCGCAGTACCCGTATCGCTTTCCGGCACTACGGGCGGCACCTATAGCGCCGCCGCGGGCCTAGCCATCAATGCCACCACGGGCACCATCAACCCTTCTTTAAGTACGCCAGGCACTTATACCATAACCTATACCGTTGCGCCTTCGGCTGCATGCCCCGGCACTTCAGCCACCGCCAATATTATAATTACGCGGCCGCCTTCCGCCAGTATAAATTACCCGGCCACGTTGTGTAATGTAGCCAACACTCCTTCCACGCCCAACTTACCCGTGCCGGTAACGCACACCGGTACTACAGGAGGAATATATTCAATAGCGCCTGCCACGGGTTTAAAAATTGATGCCGTTACAGGAACGCTGGACCCCTCGGGCGCTGCGCCCGGCACCTACATTATTACTTACACCGTTGCGGCGGCGGGCGGATGCAACACCTTTACCACGTCGGCCACCGTAAATGTGAATGGTACGCCTACAGCTACCATATGGTACACCTCTCCGTTATGTTCTTCCGCCGGTATTGCCGCGGTCACCAGAACAGGCAATGCCGGGGGTACGTATACAGCCACACCCACGGGCTTAGTGATTGATGCTGCTACCGGCGCCATCAACACCCTGCAAAGTACACCCGGCACGTATGAGGTTACTTACACCATTGCGCCTTCGGCACCATGTCCCGGCTTTGAGACTAAGACTACTGTTCAAATCACGCAGGCGCCTTCAGCCAACATCACTTATCCGGCTGTACTGTGTAATGTGGCCAACACATCCGCTACACCCAATAATCCTGTTGCCGTTGTACAAACGGGCACCACTGGTGGCACGTATTCCATACAACCAGCTTCGGGGTTAAGTATTGATGCCAATACCGGCACGATAACGCCTTCAAACGCCACGGCAGGCACCTATACCATTACCTACACCATTACCGGCGCGGGAGGATGCCCCGCGTTTACCACTTCGGCCACCGTGGTGGTGAACAGTTCCCCCACGGCTAGTATTAGCTATCCGGGTTCTCCTTACTGCAATGGCATTACACAGGTACAACCCGTTACCCGAACAGGCAATACGGGAGGCGTGTACACCGCAGGCCCCGGATTGTCTTTAGATCGTGTTACAGGCGCCATCAATCCTTCTTTAAGCATGCCCGGCACTTATACTGTAACTTATACAATCACCCCTGCTCCTCCTTGCTTTGTGCTTAGGACTTCAACCAGCGTGACCATCACGGAAGCTCCTGCCATAAGCGTGGTTAATCCCGCGCAAACTATTTGTTCAGGGGAAACAGCGGTTTTCGGGATCACGCCTTCTTTGGCCAATATCAGTGTAAACTGGTCGGTAACAGGGGCATTACCCCCGGGCGTAGCGGGCATTTCGTCGGGAAATATTGCGGCGCCGGCCACGGCTGTATCCCTGCGTTTTACCAACACAGGCAGCACCAGTCAGACCTTAAGTATACAAGTCGTTCCTGTTAATCCCGCACAGAATCCCTGTGCAGGACCACCCGTGGTGATGCAGCTTACGGTGAATCCGATATCGCCGTTACCGGTTGTTGATGATACAATTAAATATTGCCAGGCTGCTCCCGTAGTACCGCTTACCGCAGGTACCGCGCCGGGCCACTGGCTGATATGGTATGATGACAACGGGCAATTACTGCCTGCCGCACCCACACCGTCAACGGCAATACCCGCCCAATTCATTTATTTCGTGAGTCAGGTGAACGCATACAATTGTGAAAGCCCTAAAAAGAAGGTAGTGGTAGTGGTGAAGCCAACCCCGGTGATCAGCTTTAACGCCCTTAAAGATCCTACGGATTGCGGCATTCCATCAGGAGCGGTTATACTTACCGTTACCAGTTTGAATAGTACGATACCCATTGCCAATGCGGCTTTCGAAATTTATTACAACAAAGACTACTCCGGCAACACAACAGGCCCGGTTACCGGCAGCACCAATGCCGCGGGCGAACTGCGCATAGCCCTCACCGCGGGTACTTACAGCAATATAAGGGTGGTGCTGAACGGCTGCATTTCCAATACACTCGCAGGCCCCTATGTGTTAAAGGATCCCACTCCACCGGGGATACCAGCCGCGGGATATAATACCAACCTGTGCAGTAATGATACGCTCAGGCTAACGGCTTTGTCGGTACCCGGTGTTTTAGGCAGCGGCGATCCCAATGGCAGTGTTCCCGTTAGCTATGTTTGGGCCGGTCCTGCATTTGGCAACAGCAACCATACAACTTCAGGCAGTACGATCGCGCTGGCGCCGCCTTTGGAGCAAAAAGCCGGCTTCTATGTGGTGTATGCCTTGCAAGGGAATTGCCGGTCCGTTGAAACATCTTTCATCGTTACCGTAAAGCAGGCGCCTTCCAAACCTGTTGTTGTCACTAGGACCCCACTCTGCGTAGGAGATGAGTTGCCGCTCCGCGCCAACAGCAGTATGCCGGGGAACAGCCCGCAGCTTAACTATACCTGGACAGGACCGGGTTTCAGCACGCCGATAAATGTGCAGAACACAGGCATCAGCAGCGTTACCGTAAATGATGGCGGCCTGTATACCATTACAGCCACTTCACCGGTAACAGGCTGCAGCGCACAAACAGACACTTTAATTCGTATCGGAAATTACCCTGAGATCGTATTACGTCCCGGACTGGTTACCGCGCAAACAGGCACGTTAATGCCCCTCAAGCCTATCATACTCAACAGCAGCGCGCCGAATGTATTGCCCATGCAGTCCTATTCATGGACGCCCGCCACCGATCTTACCTGCTACGGCAATGGTTGCGACAGTGCCGTGGCTACGGTGAAAAGAGACGTTTGCTACCAGGTAAAAGCCACCAACATTTATGGTTGCAGCGATACCGCCAGCATCTGTATCAAAGCGTTCTGCCAGAATGCCCAGGTGTTCATACCCAACGCGTTTACACCGGATGGCGACGGGCAGAATGATATTTTCATGGTAAGGGCCACCGGCATCGCCTCCGTGAAATCGTTCCGCATCTTCAACCGGTATGGAGAAGTCGTTTTTGAGAAATACAATTTCACGCCCAACAACCCAGCTTTTGGATGGAACGGCACCATTAAAGGGCAAAGAGGCATACCGGCGGTATACGTGTATACGGCTGAGGTGGTTTGTGAAAACGGCACTACGTATGCTTATCATGGCAACGTCACACTGTTACGCTAA
- a CDS encoding PorP/SprF family type IX secretion system membrane protein, translating into MKIFLRLLLVIICCSGSNAGFAQDFHYSQFYEMPMLRNPALTGMFLGDIKVATAFRTQWNGITTPYKTVSVGAEFKLPSDENRAVRLSTGLQVDRDVAGDSKLSKTQLMPVVNLHLPIQHDANSYVSVAFAGSAVHHSFDRSGLTFDDQFVNGTVTGSSGQKFNFSNRSYFNGVSLGLSYNYGGLDATDSRYYIGAAIFNIAQKEAVPYFQDTISMKYNKKISANAGSVIPTSAEDRFTFYADYFKQTGNSLFQIGALFTHDFYQHDLDQDLKTGITVGIIHRWADAVVPVIKLEYYNLVMGFSYDANISQLAVASRIKNAFELTLSYKGFLNMRNSTLRQVWCPR; encoded by the coding sequence ATGAAAATATTTTTACGGTTATTACTGGTGATCATCTGCTGCTCCGGCAGCAACGCGGGCTTCGCCCAGGACTTCCACTATTCCCAGTTTTATGAAATGCCCATGTTGCGCAACCCCGCCCTCACGGGCATGTTCCTGGGCGATATCAAAGTAGCTACCGCTTTCAGAACACAATGGAACGGCATCACCACGCCTTACAAAACAGTATCGGTAGGCGCGGAATTCAAGTTGCCTTCCGATGAAAACAGAGCGGTACGTTTAAGTACAGGACTACAGGTAGACCGGGATGTGGCCGGAGATTCAAAACTCAGTAAAACGCAGCTCATGCCTGTTGTAAATCTTCACCTGCCCATTCAACACGATGCGAACTCGTATGTATCGGTCGCGTTCGCGGGTTCAGCGGTACACCATAGCTTCGACAGATCGGGCCTTACTTTCGATGACCAGTTTGTTAACGGTACGGTTACGGGCAGTTCCGGCCAGAAATTCAATTTCAGCAACCGCAGTTATTTTAACGGCGTATCGTTGGGCCTTTCGTACAATTATGGCGGGCTGGATGCTACAGACAGCCGATACTATATAGGAGCAGCCATTTTTAATATTGCTCAAAAAGAAGCGGTGCCCTATTTCCAGGATACCATCAGCATGAAATACAATAAAAAAATCAGCGCGAATGCCGGGTCCGTTATACCCACCAGCGCGGAAGACAGGTTCACTTTTTACGCCGACTATTTTAAGCAAACCGGCAATTCGTTGTTCCAGATAGGTGCCTTGTTTACCCACGATTTTTATCAGCACGACCTGGACCAGGACCTTAAAACAGGCATTACAGTCGGTATTATCCACCGATGGGCCGATGCTGTGGTGCCGGTGATTAAACTGGAGTATTATAACCTTGTTATGGGCTTTAGCTATGATGCGAATATCAGTCAGCTTGCGGTAGCTTCCAGGATTAAGAACGCGTTTGAACTAACGCTTTCGTATAAAGGATTTTTAAACATGCGGAATTCTACTTTGAGGCAGGTTTGGTGCCCAAGGTGA
- a CDS encoding 6-bladed beta-propeller yields the protein MKNKRNSALTFFFLYAPILLLSCKTERSDQQIYVPFSNKTFEYADSIVKKIEFVPLETNSDFLISHIDKIIHKDSTFIILDKRIARSVFIFDDKGEFRKRIRTGQIDDVLYHEKRIYLLSNANGALQKFSLDGTLEKTYQFPDIFPRAIAFVSNNTIIGYNNYAGDRTGNFGRTCFYRIDSDKLIRCHTEMPYNESMIEDYVPILPSNIFTDNGSEVLVNEFANDEINVFDKPNGANVIRYKIKYQREPSGNRFSDRHFLSNGIEYLQNKKESAKADILYANKKYLFFSYINEGADDFFVLYDRAKSKVIYNTRAFVLEKASFQLPYDWFYDNNDDNTVISYLNTNRLITDSSYRNALEKISPVFSNINSLSNPILCKILLN from the coding sequence ATGAAGAACAAAAGAAACAGCGCGCTGACATTTTTTTTCTTATACGCACCGATATTACTTCTTTCCTGCAAGACGGAAAGAAGTGATCAACAGATTTATGTACCGTTCAGCAACAAGACTTTTGAATACGCCGACTCTATTGTGAAAAAAATCGAATTTGTTCCACTGGAAACGAATTCTGATTTCCTAATTTCACACATAGATAAAATAATACACAAAGATTCAACCTTTATTATTCTTGATAAACGAATAGCCCGGTCAGTTTTCATATTTGACGACAAGGGTGAATTCAGAAAGAGAATCAGAACCGGACAGATCGATGATGTATTATACCACGAAAAAAGGATTTACCTGCTCTCAAATGCAAATGGTGCGCTACAAAAATTCTCCTTAGACGGAACCCTTGAGAAAACATACCAATTCCCGGATATCTTTCCCAGGGCAATCGCTTTCGTCTCCAACAATACAATTATCGGATACAACAATTACGCTGGAGATCGGACGGGAAATTTTGGCAGAACATGCTTCTATAGAATAGATTCAGATAAACTTATAAGGTGCCACACCGAAATGCCTTACAATGAATCTATGATTGAAGATTACGTACCCATTCTTCCCTCAAATATTTTCACAGACAACGGGAGCGAAGTGCTGGTGAACGAATTTGCCAATGACGAAATCAATGTGTTTGACAAGCCAAACGGCGCTAATGTAATTCGCTATAAAATAAAATACCAGCGGGAACCTTCCGGCAACAGGTTCAGCGATCGACACTTCCTTTCCAATGGAATAGAGTACCTACAAAACAAAAAAGAATCTGCTAAAGCGGATATTCTATATGCAAACAAAAAATATTTATTCTTTAGTTATATCAATGAAGGGGCTGACGATTTCTTTGTTTTGTACGACAGGGCAAAAAGTAAAGTAATTTACAACACTCGTGCATTTGTTCTTGAAAAAGCTTCCTTCCAACTGCCTTACGACTGGTTTTACGACAATAACGACGACAATACAGTCATCAGTTATCTTAATACTAACCGGCTGATAACCGACAGCTCCTACAGAAATGCTCTAGAAAAAATCTCTCCTGTATTTTCAAATATCAACAGCTTAAGTAATCCAATTTTATGCAAGATTTTATTAAACTAA
- a CDS encoding 6-bladed beta-propeller, whose protein sequence is MRKNLLNLSLSACLLLLSSTVWPQLQKLYINPKAVGNEKQSNFIDSVKFVPLEPLSKVAMGLNMNIQVTPDYFLLTDYPKKNIFVYNKQGKLVSTIQFKRLGNNFYPQYREETNQVVFFGGNKNFNLTPKDAISIEINWNNPRNRKYYRKYVIDLNDTTFTLKKMLPELHEVARTVHFYDDHFLKGKITTSNLYKDSLSYEVQLIRHDKVIKSFFPYNHINEPRFSFTEESAYFSETDTPYVRYVTRPFCDTIYKLVRDSLAPIYQLVLPLENKLPPDFYSRTFKNNSERTNFNQNNAMLLHQPFSFYETPRLIFFGIRYLSNFGTYIYNKANNTTYKTANIKGDSTHYNLNLMGGYGSALRDGAFFNLIKAGDLQAFFEKHKEAVPPPELKAYLQSNPSPESPVVVSFKLKS, encoded by the coding sequence ATGCGCAAGAACCTGTTAAACCTGTCCTTATCAGCATGTCTGTTGTTGTTATCCTCTACGGTATGGCCCCAGCTGCAAAAACTTTACATTAACCCCAAAGCGGTGGGCAACGAGAAGCAATCGAACTTTATCGATTCCGTGAAGTTCGTTCCGCTGGAGCCTTTGTCGAAAGTTGCCATGGGATTGAACATGAACATCCAGGTAACCCCTGATTATTTCCTGCTCACCGATTATCCCAAAAAGAACATCTTCGTTTACAACAAGCAGGGAAAACTGGTGAGCACCATTCAGTTCAAGCGGCTGGGCAATAACTTCTACCCGCAATACAGGGAAGAAACCAACCAGGTCGTTTTCTTCGGCGGCAACAAGAATTTCAACCTCACGCCTAAAGATGCCATCAGCATCGAAATAAACTGGAACAACCCCAGGAACCGTAAATACTATAGAAAGTATGTCATCGATCTGAACGACACTACCTTCACCCTGAAAAAGATGTTGCCGGAACTCCACGAAGTGGCCAGAACGGTTCATTTTTACGACGACCACTTCCTGAAAGGAAAAATCACCACCAGCAACCTTTACAAAGACAGCCTGAGTTACGAAGTGCAGCTCATCCGTCACGATAAGGTGATCAAAAGCTTTTTCCCGTACAACCACATCAATGAACCCAGGTTCTCGTTTACGGAAGAAAGCGCTTATTTCTCTGAAACCGATACGCCTTACGTCCGCTACGTAACCCGGCCATTCTGTGATACGATTTATAAACTGGTGCGGGATAGCCTTGCCCCCATATATCAACTGGTGCTGCCCCTGGAAAACAAACTGCCCCCCGATTTTTATTCCAGGACCTTCAAAAATAATTCAGAACGGACCAACTTCAACCAGAACAACGCCATGCTGCTCCACCAGCCCTTCAGTTTTTATGAAACACCCAGGCTGATCTTCTTCGGCATCAGGTACCTCTCTAACTTCGGGACCTATATCTACAACAAAGCCAACAACACCACGTACAAAACCGCGAACATCAAAGGAGACAGCACCCATTATAACCTGAATCTGATGGGCGGATACGGCAGTGCCCTGCGCGATGGCGCATTTTTCAACCTGATCAAAGCAGGCGATTTACAGGCTTTCTTTGAAAAACACAAAGAAGCGGTACCGCCACCTGAACTGAAAGCGTACCTCCAAAGCAATCCTTCCCCGGAAAGCCCTGTTGTCGTATCCTTTAAACTGAAAAGCTGA